AATCTTCCTGAGAGACTCTTCCAACTTCAACTAGAAGTGCTAATTGGCTTCTCAATTCTCCAGCCGATCCCTTTGCATACCCTAGAAATCTGATGAATTGAATTCTATTATTATACTCAAAACCTTCGGCAATATTATTTGAGATTGAAACAGCAGATCCGATAAGCTGATCTCTTGATTTATAATCATTTTTCAAGGGCGGTTGGTCAGACAACTGATAAATCTGAACTCCAATTGCAATGGATTTCTGCCAGATAACCAATTCTTCAAAACTATTCGCTTTCATGGTTTATACTTGGTTCGGCTCAACTTTTCAACTTTACCACTTTCCAACTTTGGAACTTAAATGCCTTCCGCCGCTCTCAGTGCAACTCTCAACGCCTCCAGCTTATTGGCCACTTCCTGCAATTCTGACGG
Above is a window of Algoriphagus sanaruensis DNA encoding:
- a CDS encoding four helix bundle protein; this translates as MKANSFEELVIWQKSIAIGVQIYQLSDQPPLKNDYKSRDQLIGSAVSISNNIAEGFEYNNRIQFIRFLGYAKGSAGELRSQLALLVEVGRVSQEDYLVLKEELIGLSRQIKALITYLKNKKE